One region of Chanodichthys erythropterus isolate Z2021 chromosome 24, ASM2448905v1, whole genome shotgun sequence genomic DNA includes:
- the clpxb gene encoding ATP-dependent Clp protease ATP-binding subunit clpX-like, mitochondrial isoform X1, which produces MSCSCRPAARVIIKSVHKGFSRSHVQLFSLTRPVCDEVHLPRFMHNRSFSQTAVCFASKESSPRDGDGGKKGVTEAGGKRASGGGGSGKGGSQLRCPKCGDPCTHVETFVSSTRFVKCEKCHHFFVVLSETDSKKGLNKEAESSEHVKFALAQKPPPPPKKIYTYLDKFVVGQSYAKKVLSVAVYNHYKRIYNNLPAVGRQQTEAEKQSSLSPRELEIRRREDEYRFTKLLQIAGISPHGNALGASVQQQTNQQAPQEKRGGDVLDSAHTDIKLDKSNIVLLGPTGSGKTLLAQTLAKCLDVPFAICDCTTLTQAGYVGDDIESVIAKLLQDANYSVEKAQQGIVFLDEVDKIGSVPGIHQLRDVGGEGVQQGLLKLLEGTIVNVPEKNSRKLRGETVQVDTTNILFVASGAFNGLDRIISRRKNEKYLGFGTPSNMGKGRRAAAAADLANSSGNELDAMAEIEEKDRLLRHVEARDLIEFGMIPEFVGRLPVVVPLHSLDEEMLVQILTEPRNAVVPQYQALFSMDKCELNVTPDALRAIARFALERKTGARGLRSIMEKLLLEPMFEVPQSDIIAVELTKDVVQGKCEPRYIRAPPKETEEEFDSAIEEDNWLRHADAANN; this is translated from the exons GTTTCTCTCGTTCACATGTTCAGCTCTTCAGCCTCACTAGACCAGTGTGTGATGAAGTTCATCTACCTCGGTTCATGCACAACagatcattttcacaaacagCAGTGTGTTTCGCCTCTAAAGAAAGTTCACCCAGAGATGGTGATGGGGGAAAG AAGGGTGTAACTGAGGCTGGTGGAAAGCGGGCGTCAGGTGGTGGGGGTTCTGGGAAAGGTGGCAGTCAGCTGAGGTGTCCGAAATGTGGAGATCCTTGTACACATGTGGAGACTTTTGTGT CCTCCACACGGTTTGTGAAATGTGAAAAGTGCCATCATTTCTTTGTGGTTCTGTCTGAGACTGACTCCAAGAAAGGTTTGAATAAGGAAGCAGAGAGCTCTGagcatgttaaatttgcatTAGCTCAGAAACCCCCTCCGCCTCCTAAAAAG ATTTATACCTACCTCGACAAATTTGTTGTTGGCCAGTCATATGCGAAGAAAGTGTTGTCAGTTGCTGTCTATAATCATTACAAACGGATCTACAACAACCTCCCAGCAGTGGGCCGACAACAAACGGAAGCAGAGAAACAGAGTTCCCTTTCTCCCAGAG AATTAGAGATCAGAAGACGTGAAGATGAATACCGGTTTACAA AGCTGCTTCAGATTGCTGGCATCAGTCCCCATGGCAACGCTCTGGGTGCGTCTGTTCAGCAGCAGACCAATCAGCAAGCTCCTCAAGAAAAAAGGGGCGGGGACGTGCTTGACTCTGCTCACACTGATATTAAACTGGATAAAAGCAACATTGTGTTGCTGGGACCTACTGGATCAG GTAAAACCCTGCTGGCTCAGACTCTGGCTAAATGCTTGGATGTACCCTTCGCCATCTGCGATTGCACCACCCTGACCCAGGCGGGATATGTAGGCGATGACATTGAATCTGTTATTGCCAAACTTCTGCAGGACGCCAACTACTCGGTCGAGAAAGCCCAGCAAG GCATAGTGTTCCTGGATGAGGTGGATAAGATTGGCAGTGTGCCTGGAATTCATCAACTGAGAGATGTCGGGGGGGAAGGAGTTCAGCAG GGTTTGCTGAAATTGCTTGAGGGAACAATTGTTAATGTTCCAGAGAAGAACAGCAGGAAGTTGAGAGGAGAGACAGTGCAAGTGGATACAACCAACATTCTGTTTGTGGCATCAGGAGCTTTCAACGGGCTGGACAGAATCATCAGCCGTAGGAAGAATGAAAAG TATCTTGGTTTTGGGACACCCTCTAACATGGGCAAAGGTCGTAGAGCTGCAGCAGCTGCAGATCTGGCCAACAGTTCAGGGAATGAACTGGACGCAATGGCAGAGATTGAGGAGAAGGACCGGCTCTTGCGGCATGTTGAAGCACGGGACCTCATCGAGTTCGGTATGATCCCAGAGTTTGTGGGCCGTCTGCCTGTGGTGGTCCCACTGCACAGTCTGGATGAGGAGATGCTGGTGCAGATTCTTACAGAGCCTCGTAACGCAGTGGTCCCTCAATATCAGGCTCTCTTCAGTATGGATAAA tGTGAGCTGAATGTAACCCCAGATGCATTAAGGGCAATTGCTCGTTTTGCACTGGAACGGAAGACAGGAGCCAGGGGTCTCCGCTCCATAATG GAGAAGCTCTTGCTGGAGCCCATGTTTGAGGTGCCTCAATCTGACATCATTGCTGTGGAACTGACTAAAGATGTGGTCCAGGGCAAGTGTGAACCACGCTACATTAG AGCTCCTCCCAAAGAAACAGAGGAAGAGTTTGATTCCGCCATTGAGGAAGACAACTGGCTCAGACATGCTGACGCCGCCAACAACTGA
- the clpxb gene encoding ATP-dependent Clp protease ATP-binding subunit clpX-like, mitochondrial isoform X2, giving the protein MHNRSFSQTAVCFASKESSPRDGDGGKKGVTEAGGKRASGGGGSGKGGSQLRCPKCGDPCTHVETFVSSTRFVKCEKCHHFFVVLSETDSKKGLNKEAESSEHVKFALAQKPPPPPKKIYTYLDKFVVGQSYAKKVLSVAVYNHYKRIYNNLPAVGRQQTEAEKQSSLSPRELEIRRREDEYRFTKLLQIAGISPHGNALGASVQQQTNQQAPQEKRGGDVLDSAHTDIKLDKSNIVLLGPTGSGKTLLAQTLAKCLDVPFAICDCTTLTQAGYVGDDIESVIAKLLQDANYSVEKAQQGIVFLDEVDKIGSVPGIHQLRDVGGEGVQQGLLKLLEGTIVNVPEKNSRKLRGETVQVDTTNILFVASGAFNGLDRIISRRKNEKYLGFGTPSNMGKGRRAAAAADLANSSGNELDAMAEIEEKDRLLRHVEARDLIEFGMIPEFVGRLPVVVPLHSLDEEMLVQILTEPRNAVVPQYQALFSMDKCELNVTPDALRAIARFALERKTGARGLRSIMEKLLLEPMFEVPQSDIIAVELTKDVVQGKCEPRYIRAPPKETEEEFDSAIEEDNWLRHADAANN; this is encoded by the exons ATGCACAACagatcattttcacaaacagCAGTGTGTTTCGCCTCTAAAGAAAGTTCACCCAGAGATGGTGATGGGGGAAAG AAGGGTGTAACTGAGGCTGGTGGAAAGCGGGCGTCAGGTGGTGGGGGTTCTGGGAAAGGTGGCAGTCAGCTGAGGTGTCCGAAATGTGGAGATCCTTGTACACATGTGGAGACTTTTGTGT CCTCCACACGGTTTGTGAAATGTGAAAAGTGCCATCATTTCTTTGTGGTTCTGTCTGAGACTGACTCCAAGAAAGGTTTGAATAAGGAAGCAGAGAGCTCTGagcatgttaaatttgcatTAGCTCAGAAACCCCCTCCGCCTCCTAAAAAG ATTTATACCTACCTCGACAAATTTGTTGTTGGCCAGTCATATGCGAAGAAAGTGTTGTCAGTTGCTGTCTATAATCATTACAAACGGATCTACAACAACCTCCCAGCAGTGGGCCGACAACAAACGGAAGCAGAGAAACAGAGTTCCCTTTCTCCCAGAG AATTAGAGATCAGAAGACGTGAAGATGAATACCGGTTTACAA AGCTGCTTCAGATTGCTGGCATCAGTCCCCATGGCAACGCTCTGGGTGCGTCTGTTCAGCAGCAGACCAATCAGCAAGCTCCTCAAGAAAAAAGGGGCGGGGACGTGCTTGACTCTGCTCACACTGATATTAAACTGGATAAAAGCAACATTGTGTTGCTGGGACCTACTGGATCAG GTAAAACCCTGCTGGCTCAGACTCTGGCTAAATGCTTGGATGTACCCTTCGCCATCTGCGATTGCACCACCCTGACCCAGGCGGGATATGTAGGCGATGACATTGAATCTGTTATTGCCAAACTTCTGCAGGACGCCAACTACTCGGTCGAGAAAGCCCAGCAAG GCATAGTGTTCCTGGATGAGGTGGATAAGATTGGCAGTGTGCCTGGAATTCATCAACTGAGAGATGTCGGGGGGGAAGGAGTTCAGCAG GGTTTGCTGAAATTGCTTGAGGGAACAATTGTTAATGTTCCAGAGAAGAACAGCAGGAAGTTGAGAGGAGAGACAGTGCAAGTGGATACAACCAACATTCTGTTTGTGGCATCAGGAGCTTTCAACGGGCTGGACAGAATCATCAGCCGTAGGAAGAATGAAAAG TATCTTGGTTTTGGGACACCCTCTAACATGGGCAAAGGTCGTAGAGCTGCAGCAGCTGCAGATCTGGCCAACAGTTCAGGGAATGAACTGGACGCAATGGCAGAGATTGAGGAGAAGGACCGGCTCTTGCGGCATGTTGAAGCACGGGACCTCATCGAGTTCGGTATGATCCCAGAGTTTGTGGGCCGTCTGCCTGTGGTGGTCCCACTGCACAGTCTGGATGAGGAGATGCTGGTGCAGATTCTTACAGAGCCTCGTAACGCAGTGGTCCCTCAATATCAGGCTCTCTTCAGTATGGATAAA tGTGAGCTGAATGTAACCCCAGATGCATTAAGGGCAATTGCTCGTTTTGCACTGGAACGGAAGACAGGAGCCAGGGGTCTCCGCTCCATAATG GAGAAGCTCTTGCTGGAGCCCATGTTTGAGGTGCCTCAATCTGACATCATTGCTGTGGAACTGACTAAAGATGTGGTCCAGGGCAAGTGTGAACCACGCTACATTAG AGCTCCTCCCAAAGAAACAGAGGAAGAGTTTGATTCCGCCATTGAGGAAGACAACTGGCTCAGACATGCTGACGCCGCCAACAACTGA